ACCTGTTGTTCTAGTAAAACCTTCATTTACCCAAGTTGTATAACCTTCTGCATCTGTAATAACAATGGCATTACTTGTTTCTCGTGCCACAACAGAGAGCTTTCGAAGTTCTTTATCTGCTTCTTTTCTGTCTGTAATATCTTGAGCCATAGCAAGATAGCCGATTGTCTCTCCTGTTTTGTCATTTTTGATGCTACTTATATGTAATTCTACTGGAAATATTTTTCCATTTTTAGAAATATATGTCCATTCTTTTGCTGTGGGCAGATTACGTTTTGCTTTTGCTGTCAGAACATCAAAACCTACTGGAATAATTTCATCTAATTCTTCTGAAAGTTCTTTTGCATAGGCTTTTATTTCATCCATATCATGGAAAATAATAGGAGAAACTTTTCCTACTACTTTTTCAGCTTCGTATTCTAATAATTTTTCTGCAAGCGAATTAAAACTAGTAATTGTACCTTTCAAATCAATTGCTATGAGCATCATTGGAGCATTTTCTAAAATTGCTTTTCTATAAATGCCTTCTTCTTCAATTTTTATTTTTTGTTCCTGAAGTTGCTCTTGAGTTGCATTCAATTCCTCTAAGTTTTGTCTCAGTTCCTCTTCTGTTGCTTGAAGTTCTTCTTGTTGCGCTTGAATTTCATTTTCATTTTGTTTTTGGGCATTGTAATTTGTAGCAATTTTGATTACTCTAATTACTTCTCCTTTGTCATTTGTTACAGGACAATATGCACCAAAAACCCACAAATCTTTATCAGATTTGGTTTTTCGTCTGAAAACTCCACTTACTGTTTTTCCTTTTTTTAGTTTGTCCCAAAGGTCTTTAAAATATATTTCTGTTTGCTCGTCTTGAGGCAAAAGTTTTTTATGAGAAAGTCCGATAAGCTCACCTTGATCAAATTCGGTCCATTCAGCAAAAATTGGATTTACTTTAATTATTTTCCTTTCTAAATTAAATTCTACATACCCAAAACTGGTACTGATAGCATCTAATTGAGATTTATTTAATAAGAAAGTTTCTTGTAATTGCTCTTGTGTAGCATTTAACTCTTCCAAATTTTGTCTTAATTCTTCTTCTGTTGCTTGTAGTTCTTCTCGTTGTGCTTGGATTTCAATTTCAGCTTCTTTTTGAGTATTATAATTAGAAGCAATTTTGATTACTCTAATTACTTTTCCTTTTTCATTTTTGACAGGACAATATGCTCCAAAAATCCATAAGTCTTTATCAGATTTGGTTTTTCGTCTGAAAACTCCACTTACTGTTTTTCCTTCTTCTAATTGTTTCCAAAGATTTTTGAAATAACTTTCAGTTTCATCATCTTGAGGTAGTAGTTCTTTGTGTGAAAGTCCGATAAGCTCACTATCAGAAAACTCTGTCCAATTAGCAAAAATTGGATTTACTTTAATTATTTTCCTTTCTAAATTAAATTCTACATACCCAAAACTGGTACTGATGGCATCTAATTGAGATTTATTTAATAAAAAAGTGTCTTGTAATTGTTCTTGTGTAGCATTTAACTCTTCTAAGTTTTGTCTTAGTTCTTCTTCTGTTGCTTGCAGTTCTTCTTGTTGCTGTTGAATTTCATTTTCAGCTTCTTTTTGAGCATTGTAATTAGAAGCAATTTTGATTACTCTAATAACTTCACCTCTGTCATTTTTGACTGGACAATATGCCCCAAAGACCCATAAATTTTTATCAGATTTAGTTTTTCGCTTAAATACTCCATTTACAGTTTTTCCTTCTTCTAATTGTTTCCAAAGGTTTTTGAAATAGGTTTCTGTTTCTTCATCTTGTGGTAGTAGCTCTTTGTGTGAAAGTCCGATAAGCTCACTATCAGAAAACTCTGTCCAATTAGCAAAAATTGGATTTACTTTTACGATTTTTCTATCCAAATTAAATTCTACATATCCAAAACTAGTACTGATAGCTTCTAATTGAGATTGATTAAGCAAAAAAGTTTCTTGTAATTGCTCTTGTGTAGCATTTAACTCTTCTAAGTTTTGTCTTAGTTCTTCTTCTGTTGCTTGTAGTTCTTCTTGTTGTTGTTGAATTTCATTTTCAGCTTCTTTTTGAGCATTGTAATTAGAAGCAATTTTTATTACTCTAATAACTTCTCCTCTATCATTTTTGACTGGACAATATGCACCAAAAATCCATAGATTTTTATCAGATTTAGTTTTTCGTTTAAATACTCCACTTACTGTTTTTCCTTCTTCTAATTGCTTCCAAAGGTTTTTGAAATAATTTTCAGTTTCTTCATCTTGAGGTAGAAGTTCTTTGTGTGAAAGTCCGATAAGCTCACTATCAGAAAGCTCTGTCCACTTAGCAAAAATTGGATTTACTTTCGTTATTTTTCTTTCTAAATTAAATTCTACATACCCAAAACTTGTACTAATGGCTTCTAGTTGAGAATTGATAATTAGATTTGATTCCTCTAATTGTTCTTTTTGAATTGCTATATCAGCTTCAGCTTTTTTTCTATCTGTAATAAGATAACGAATAGATAAATAACTCGTAATTTTTTTATTTTCATCAAACATTGGATTAATGACTGTATCTACCCAATAAAAAGAACCATCTTTGGCTTTATTTTTTACTTCAGCTCTCCATGTTTTCCCTCTAGAAATATCTCTCCACATTTCCTTCCAAAACTCTTTTGTATGATGTCCAGAGTTTACAATTCTGTGGTCTTTTCCTAAAAGTTCCTTTTCTGTGTATTGAGAAATACGACAAAACTCATCATTGATTTTGGTAATTTTTCCTTGTTTATCAGCTATTGAAACAATAGCACTTCTATCAAGGGCATCCACTAAAGACTGAAGCTGATTTTGGCAATTTTCTAATTCTTCGTAAGTGGTCATAGTTTTATCTTCTGTTTATTTAAAATACATATTGATATCACCATTAGAAAATAGTGAGTTAAATTGATCAAAATAAGGGGAAGTATTCTTTACTCTAAACAAAATCTAAATTGGGGAAGTATTTTTCAGCAAATAAAAATAGTGTGAAAAGCACTGATTCTATTCTTGTAAAAATTTAAGTTTTAGTTTGTTTAAATTACTTAAGTTAAGATACTGTTTTTTACTATTTAATGCAAGTATTTTTAGATAAAACAGAATATAATTTTGATTTATGTAGTTAAATCAAATATAAAGGCTGATTATATTTATTATACTTTCAGTGCTTATTCCACAGAAGTTATATTGTTCTTGCTGGGTTGCTTGGGAAATAATAGAATCTGGAACACCTAAAATTTCTACTTTATCAAGGCGTTGTAAATAGTTGTTTTTATTCAAAAACTCTAAGATAGCACCTCCAAAACCTCCTATTTTACTTCCATCTTCTATTGTTATTATGTTTTTTATATTCTCAAATCCCAAAATATGATGTAAAATATCTTCATCTAAAGGTTTACAAAAACGCATATCATAATGAGCTATTTTATTTTGAAAGTCTTGATTATTTTCTAAAACTTCAATAGCTTCTTTGGCAAAATTTCCTGTAATTCCGTAAGAAAGGATTACAATTTGAGTTTGATTATTGGCTTTTTTTATACTTTTGGCTTTTCCTATTTCTATTTTGTTTTCTGATTCTTCTAATTCATTAATTGACAATAATTTTTCTTTACTCGTATCATTATTTTCTACTAAAAAGCCTTCTCCACGAGGATAACGAATTGCAAAAGAAGTTTTGTTTTTTTCTAATTGGGCAGCAAAAAGCATTTTTTGAAACTCTATTTCGTCCATTGGTGCAGCCAAAACAAGATTTGGAATAGCACGCAAAAAAGCAATATCATAAACTCCTTGATGTGTTGCTCCATCTGCTCCCACTAAGCCTGCTCTATCAATACAAAAAATTACTTTGAGTTCTTGTACACAAACATCATGAATAATTTGGTCATAACTGCGCTGCAAAAAAGTAGAGTAAATGACACAAAAAGGAGTCATTTTTTGAGTAGCCAACCCTGCCGAAAAAGTAACAGCATGTTGTTCTGCAATTCCAACATCAAAAATACGATTAGGAAATTCTTTTTGCATCTCTAAAAGTGAACTACCTGATGCCATAGCAGGAGTAACAGCAATAATTTTAGAGTTTTGTTTGGCTAATTGTGTAATTGTTTTACCAAAAACATCTTGAAATTTGAGAAATGACTTTTTAGTTGAGGACTCTGATTTGATAAGCTGACCTGTTTTGGTTTCAAATTTGGCTGGAGCATGCCACGAATTATATTTCGATTCTAATTCTGAATTAGCATTTTCAATAATTCCTTTTCCTTTTATGGTCTTGATATGAAGAAAATGAACTTTATTTGTATATAAATTCTGATTTGTGTTTTGCTTTAATTCATCAAAAAAATCAAGTAATGTTTCTAAATTATGTCCATCTATAGAACCATGAAAATTTCCTCCAAAAAACTCAAATATAGAAGGAATAGCAAATGTATTTTCTGAATTTTCTTTTTTCCATTTCTGTTTTGAAAGCTCTTCAAAATGGCTTTTGAGTGTACCAACATTTTCATCAATAGACATTCCATTGTCATTAAGAATTATCAAAACATTGGGTTGAATGCCATTTTCTATGTTATTTTGTATATTATTCAAAGCCTCAAAAGGCAAACCAGCCGTAAAAGCACCATCACCAATAACTGCAATATGCCAACGGTTTTTTATGCTTTCATCTTGTGAAAATTGAGAAGTCACAGCCATTCCCAAAATAGCAGAAATAGAAGTAGAAGAATGTCCTGTTCCAAAATCATCAAATTTGCTTTCTTTGATAGAAGGAAAACCTGAAAGACCATTATGTTTTCTGATAGTATGAAACTTATTTTTTCTGTTTGTCAGAATTTTATGTGCGTAGGCTTGATGCCCAACATCCCAAACAAGTTTGTCAGATTGTTCCGTACCCAAAAAAGAAAAGGCTTTATGAAGGGCAATAGTAAGCTCAATTACCCCCAAAGTTGCACCCAAATGCCCTCCATTTTGTGCTACATGTTCGATGATAAAATGACGAAGTTCTTGGCACTTTTCTTTTAGTTCTGTAAGAGTGAGATTTTTGATAGACATTTTTACTACATTGAAACCTCGTTGACGGTTTCATTTGAGTCTCAACGACGGCTGATTTTATAAAACATATCAACCATCAACGAGCTTAAAAGCGTCGTTGAGGATTTTCAAATTAAAACAGAAAAAGGCAACTTTAAAATATTAAAGTTGCCTTTTTATAATGAAATACTAAAATTTCTACTACAAATTATGCAGACAAAGTGTTTACATATTTCATCAATTTAGATTTTTTGTTAGCAGCATTTCTATCGTGAATGATATTGCGTTTTGCTAATTTATCTACCATTGCGATTACTTTAGGAAGTAATTCTTTTGCTTCTGCTGCATCAGTAGTTGCACGCAAACGCTTCATGAATGTACGAGTAGTTTTTAATTGGTAACGGTTACGAAGACGTTTAGCTTCATTTCCACGAATACGCTTGAGGGCTGATTTATGATTTGCCATTTAATGTTAAACTATTTTTGATGAGATTTTCTTAAAACAGAAAAAATCATCTGATTAAAAAGAATTCTTTGTGATTAAATAAAAAACCTAATTTCAATCCTAAATTTAATAAAAATAGAGCAATCCGTTTATTAAATTACAGAGCTTTGATTTTATGAGAGGAATAAAATAAAAGCCTGATGAAAAGTTGGAAACAATTACGAATTACGAATTAAAAATTACGATAATAATCTAATGATTAGTAACGATTTACAAATTAATGTTTAATTTTTTTACTTGTAAAGTATTCGTTTTTTGTGCTTTTCTTGATTATTCGTTTTCATCTTATTGTATCAAAATACAATTTGATTTTACGATTTTTTGAACTGATTTCTTTTGATAAAACCTTTAATCTTACTAAAATAAAGATTTTTGTCTTCTACAGTTCCTAATTAAATAAGAACCGTATAAAGAGCGCAAAAATACGACTTATCTACAACTTTCACAAACTATGAGACAATAAAAATAAAGAAAAGTCAAAAAAAAAATTGAAAGGAATAAATGGAAAGCACTGTAAATGTTAATTTAGAAAAGACTAAAAAACAAGGTTTAAACAATAGAGAGGTTTTGAGGTTTTTTTGTAACTTGCTAGACAAACAAAACGATTTGATTTTTTGAGAGATGATTAAATTTTCAAAAAATTATTTCGTATATTATTCAAAACCATTTTTTGATTCCTACTCCCTATTCATTTTTATAAAAAAATAGTATGAAATTTACACTCAACAAACAAGAACAATATACTGTATTTAAGTTGCAAGAAGAAAAACTAGACTCTTCAATTGCACCCAAATTAAAAACCGAATTTTTTACGTTGTATCAGTCTGGAATGATTAATCTTATCTTTGATATGGGCGATATTAAGTATGTAGATTCATCTGGACTTAGCTCTATTTTGGTAGCAAAACGCCTTTCTGAGCAAATCAACGGGTATTTGGCTCTTGCTGCTGTTAGCGACCACGTTATGAAACTCATGACAATTTCAAAATTAGATAGCGTTTTGAATATCATTCCAACAGTAGCAGAATCTGTTGATGCTGTTTTTATGGCAGAACTAGAGCGTGATATTAAAGAAGATGAAAAAAATAATGGTTAATTATAAGTGATTAATTATTAAAGTTTATCATGAATATTTTTGTATAGCAGTCTTCCAAACTGTTGAATAGGATAAAATACTGATTTTATGTT
This is a stretch of genomic DNA from Bernardetia sp. MNP-M8. It encodes these proteins:
- a CDS encoding PAS domain-containing protein is translated as MTTYEELENCQNQLQSLVDALDRSAIVSIADKQGKITKINDEFCRISQYTEKELLGKDHRIVNSGHHTKEFWKEMWRDISRGKTWRAEVKNKAKDGSFYWVDTVINPMFDENKKITSYLSIRYLITDRKKAEADIAIQKEQLEESNLIINSQLEAISTSFGYVEFNLERKITKVNPIFAKWTELSDSELIGLSHKELLPQDEETENYFKNLWKQLEEGKTVSGVFKRKTKSDKNLWIFGAYCPVKNDRGEVIRVIKIASNYNAQKEAENEIQQQQEELQATEEELRQNLEELNATQEQLQETFLLNQSQLEAISTSFGYVEFNLDRKIVKVNPIFANWTEFSDSELIGLSHKELLPQDEETETYFKNLWKQLEEGKTVNGVFKRKTKSDKNLWVFGAYCPVKNDRGEVIRVIKIASNYNAQKEAENEIQQQQEELQATEEELRQNLEELNATQEQLQDTFLLNKSQLDAISTSFGYVEFNLERKIIKVNPIFANWTEFSDSELIGLSHKELLPQDDETESYFKNLWKQLEEGKTVSGVFRRKTKSDKDLWIFGAYCPVKNEKGKVIRVIKIASNYNTQKEAEIEIQAQREELQATEEELRQNLEELNATQEQLQETFLLNKSQLDAISTSFGYVEFNLERKIIKVNPIFAEWTEFDQGELIGLSHKKLLPQDEQTEIYFKDLWDKLKKGKTVSGVFRRKTKSDKDLWVFGAYCPVTNDKGEVIRVIKIATNYNAQKQNENEIQAQQEELQATEEELRQNLEELNATQEQLQEQKIKIEEEGIYRKAILENAPMMLIAIDLKGTITSFNSLAEKLLEYEAEKVVGKVSPIIFHDMDEIKAYAKELSEELDEIIPVGFDVLTAKAKRNLPTAKEWTYISKNGKIFPVELHISSIKNDKTGETIGYLAMAQDITDRKEADKELRKLSVVARETSNAIVITDAEGYTTWVNEGFTRTTGYTLPEIIGKKPGKLLQGKETNFEHVLAIREGLKSKKPFTQEILNYDKMGKKYWLELNITPVIDEFTGEITQFIGIETDVTKRKKDEEDLKRLSVVASETSNAVVITDAQGYIIWVNDGFLKITEYSLTEVIGKKPGALLQGKETKREHVLAIREGLKSKKPFTQEILNYSKYGKEYWLEISITPVFDEKTGEVVQFVGVETDITVRKEAEQLILEKNKMLQTSEEELRQNFEELQTTQEELQRQKIEVERALRELKSTQSQLIHSEKMATLGQLVANIAHEINTPLGAIRSSAGGIEQTLTETLPVLPEFLSALPPNDLKIFNKAVKFSAENNISLSSREQRTLKYDLIDKLDSYKNVQYNNRFADLLVDSGIYKDDKMVNNILASKKPYELLQTIYHISSIIRSNQTIQMATERASKIIFALKNFSRQDQNGVKQKTDVNKSIENTLVLYQNQIKHGIDMQKEFNDIPEIMGFPDELVQVWTNLIHNAIQAMKNQGTLILKTRRKGTNILVSIGDTGTGIPKEAQEHIFDAFFTTKKAGEGSGLGLDIVKKIINKHNGNIWFESKEGEGTTFFVEIPL
- a CDS encoding 1-deoxy-D-xylulose-5-phosphate synthase; translation: MSIKNLTLTELKEKCQELRHFIIEHVAQNGGHLGATLGVIELTIALHKAFSFLGTEQSDKLVWDVGHQAYAHKILTNRKNKFHTIRKHNGLSGFPSIKESKFDDFGTGHSSTSISAILGMAVTSQFSQDESIKNRWHIAVIGDGAFTAGLPFEALNNIQNNIENGIQPNVLIILNDNGMSIDENVGTLKSHFEELSKQKWKKENSENTFAIPSIFEFFGGNFHGSIDGHNLETLLDFFDELKQNTNQNLYTNKVHFLHIKTIKGKGIIENANSELESKYNSWHAPAKFETKTGQLIKSESSTKKSFLKFQDVFGKTITQLAKQNSKIIAVTPAMASGSSLLEMQKEFPNRIFDVGIAEQHAVTFSAGLATQKMTPFCVIYSTFLQRSYDQIIHDVCVQELKVIFCIDRAGLVGADGATHQGVYDIAFLRAIPNLVLAAPMDEIEFQKMLFAAQLEKNKTSFAIRYPRGEGFLVENNDTSKEKLLSINELEESENKIEIGKAKSIKKANNQTQIVILSYGITGNFAKEAIEVLENNQDFQNKIAHYDMRFCKPLDEDILHHILGFENIKNIITIEDGSKIGGFGGAILEFLNKNNYLQRLDKVEILGVPDSIISQATQQEQYNFCGISTESIINIISLYI
- the rpsT gene encoding 30S ribosomal protein S20, which codes for MANHKSALKRIRGNEAKRLRNRYQLKTTRTFMKRLRATTDAAEAKELLPKVIAMVDKLAKRNIIHDRNAANKKSKLMKYVNTLSA
- a CDS encoding STAS domain-containing protein, encoding MKFTLNKQEQYTVFKLQEEKLDSSIAPKLKTEFFTLYQSGMINLIFDMGDIKYVDSSGLSSILVAKRLSEQINGYLALAAVSDHVMKLMTISKLDSVLNIIPTVAESVDAVFMAELERDIKEDEKNNG